Proteins co-encoded in one Acidobacteriota bacterium genomic window:
- a CDS encoding PAS-domain containing protein — protein sequence MSRSLFFSFFLRMTIALAFVALMRVWFTPRGWILGSVLVLLWAAINALLLSRSVRHSILPLETATASIPERPVDPVPPQFSDFEGLARAISAASAHVVHLLDNSAESRRELEAMIDSMQDAVVAVDQAGRIQWTNQRMEKLLPVGSMGAAVRVGHALVQTIRDPDVLACVRSALEERTISERRSMSLLPGRIFEVAASPMPGGGAVAVLHDITRIEQVERTQREFVANVSHELRTPLTSITGYVETLLDHESGLSSQAREFLTTIHKNATRMNRLTEDLLLMARVESSELELHPVSVPADVLIRDAVQAMSGMVQDEEAVLEVGPTTGSVVFADQDAIVQVLSNLIENGIKYGKSKANGHSRIVISAYEVTEPAEGVEFSVRDFGQGIASEHLVRIFERFYRVDKARSRESGGTGLGLAIARHIVQTQGGSIRAESELNGGSNFLFTLPKAQASSI from the coding sequence GTGTCGCGTAGCTTGTTCTTTTCGTTTTTTCTGCGGATGACGATCGCGCTGGCTTTTGTAGCCTTGATGCGGGTGTGGTTTACGCCGCGCGGCTGGATTCTGGGATCGGTGCTTGTACTCCTGTGGGCTGCAATCAACGCATTGCTGTTGTCCCGATCGGTGCGTCACAGCATTCTTCCTCTTGAGACCGCAACCGCGTCCATTCCAGAGCGTCCGGTTGACCCAGTGCCCCCCCAGTTCAGCGACTTCGAGGGTCTGGCGCGGGCCATATCTGCTGCATCGGCGCACGTCGTGCATTTGCTCGACAACTCAGCCGAGAGCAGGCGGGAGCTCGAGGCCATGATCGACAGCATGCAGGACGCAGTGGTCGCCGTCGACCAGGCGGGCCGCATCCAGTGGACCAACCAGCGTATGGAGAAACTGTTGCCCGTGGGCTCAATGGGAGCAGCGGTTCGCGTAGGCCATGCCCTCGTACAGACGATCCGCGATCCGGATGTGCTGGCGTGCGTGCGTTCCGCATTGGAAGAACGGACAATCTCGGAGCGCCGTTCTATGTCTCTGCTGCCCGGGAGAATCTTTGAAGTTGCTGCATCCCCCATGCCCGGTGGTGGTGCAGTGGCGGTGCTGCACGACATTACCCGCATAGAACAGGTCGAGCGCACGCAACGAGAGTTTGTCGCCAATGTTAGCCACGAACTGCGGACGCCGCTGACTTCTATTACAGGTTATGTAGAAACGCTGCTCGACCATGAATCTGGTCTTAGCTCACAAGCCCGCGAGTTCCTGACGACGATCCACAAGAACGCGACCCGGATGAACCGGCTGACAGAAGATCTTCTGCTGATGGCACGAGTCGAGTCCTCAGAGCTTGAGTTGCATCCGGTCTCCGTCCCGGCCGATGTACTGATACGCGATGCGGTGCAGGCGATGAGCGGTATGGTTCAGGATGAGGAGGCCGTGCTTGAAGTTGGCCCAACGACGGGAAGCGTGGTATTCGCTGATCAGGACGCAATCGTCCAGGTGCTCAGCAATCTGATTGAGAACGGGATTAAATACGGCAAATCGAAAGCTAATGGCCATAGCCGTATCGTCATCAGCGCTTATGAGGTGACAGAGCCCGCGGAAGGCGTTGAGTTCAGCGTCCGTGATTTTGGGCAGGGGATTGCCTCGGAGCACCTTGTAAGGATCTTTGAAAGGTTCTACAGGGTTGACAAGGCCCGCTCCCGGGAGTCCGGGGGAACCGGGCTGGGGTTGGCCATCGCCCGCCATATCGTTCAAACCCAGGGAGGAAGTATCCGGGCGGAGAGTGAACTGAATGGCGGAAGCAACTTTCTTTTCACGCTTCCAAAGGCTCAAGCGTCTTCTATCTGA
- the pstS gene encoding phosphate ABC transporter substrate-binding protein PstS yields MKLLAFAAGVLALAAIPVGAQSINGAGATFPYPIYSKWFSEYNRIHPEIKINYQSIGSGGGIRQVSDGIVDFGATDSPMTDQQIAAAKVKTVHIPTVLGAVVPVYNLPGLGKDLNFSGDVIADIYLGKIKKWNDPRIAKDNPGINFPDQPILPIYRSDGSGTTYILTDFLAKVSPEWSTRVGRNTSVRWFAGIGQKGNEGVAGLVRQAPYAFGYVELVFAAHNKMAFGAVKNPSGAFVKASIESVTAAATATAKTLPADFRGSITNASGPASYPISSFTWLLLPTVSRDPAKAKALSGFLLWMLDHGEGEAAAQYYAPLPKQVQDAVRKVAGQIR; encoded by the coding sequence GTGAAGCTATTGGCATTTGCGGCAGGCGTTCTGGCCCTGGCGGCCATACCCGTCGGTGCGCAAAGCATCAATGGCGCAGGAGCGACCTTTCCGTACCCCATCTATTCAAAGTGGTTCAGTGAATATAACCGCATTCACCCTGAGATAAAGATTAACTACCAGTCGATCGGGTCGGGTGGCGGAATCCGTCAGGTCTCCGACGGCATTGTGGACTTTGGCGCGACCGACAGCCCAATGACGGACCAGCAGATTGCGGCTGCCAAGGTGAAAACCGTCCATATTCCGACGGTACTCGGCGCAGTCGTTCCGGTGTATAACCTGCCTGGCCTGGGGAAAGACTTAAATTTCTCCGGCGATGTGATTGCCGATATCTATCTGGGCAAGATAAAGAAGTGGAACGACCCACGAATTGCAAAAGACAATCCGGGGATCAATTTTCCCGATCAGCCAATCCTTCCGATCTATCGCTCCGATGGCAGCGGGACGACTTATATCCTTACCGATTTTCTCGCCAAGGTGAGTCCGGAGTGGTCCACCAGAGTGGGGAGAAACACCTCCGTCAGGTGGTTTGCCGGGATCGGGCAGAAGGGGAATGAAGGTGTAGCCGGCCTGGTTCGCCAGGCGCCGTATGCCTTCGGTTACGTCGAACTGGTATTCGCGGCACACAACAAGATGGCCTTCGGTGCAGTAAAGAACCCTTCCGGGGCGTTTGTGAAGGCCTCAATCGAGAGCGTGACTGCGGCAGCAACTGCCACGGCGAAGACGCTTCCCGCAGACTTCAGGGGCTCAATCACGAATGCGTCGGGACCTGCTTCCTATCCCATATCGAGCTTTACCTGGCTGTTGCTTCCTACTGTCTCGCGCGACCCGGCAAAAGCCAAGGCATTATCAGGCTTTCTTCTCTGGATGCTGGACCACGGCGAGGGTGAGGCGGCAGCGCAGTATTATGCGCCTCTTCCAAAGCAGGTCCAGGATGCCGTGCGGAAGGTCGCAGGACAAATCAGATGA
- the pstC gene encoding phosphate ABC transporter permease subunit PstC, with amino-acid sequence MEREHGASQLLSSPHEPGVEVSDATSPIRAFLSARGSGRVADSSFTALMLTCACSIFVIVLFIFIVLVRNSHLSLAAFGWKFFTRDAWDPVAGDFGALPFIYGTLMTSFLALLMAVPLALGVAIFLTELCPRPLRAPISFLSELLAAIPSVVYGLWAVFVLVPLMRSTIGPFLLKTFGWTGLFEGPNFGVGILTAGMILSIMILPIISSLTRDIMTAVPNSQREAVLALGATKWEMIRIGVLRNSRIGIVGAVMLGLGRALGETMAVTMVIGNHPEITKSLFAPGYTLASVIANEFSEATGDLYYSALIEIGLALFLVTIIVNAVARLMVWAVTRGAPSRVS; translated from the coding sequence ATGGAACGAGAACACGGCGCGTCACAGCTTCTTTCATCGCCGCATGAGCCGGGTGTGGAAGTGAGCGACGCAACGTCTCCCATACGCGCGTTTCTGAGCGCGCGCGGTAGTGGACGCGTGGCCGATTCAAGTTTTACTGCGTTGATGTTGACGTGCGCTTGCAGCATCTTTGTCATTGTTCTGTTCATCTTCATCGTGCTCGTGCGGAACTCTCACCTCAGCCTTGCGGCGTTTGGCTGGAAGTTTTTCACTCGCGACGCATGGGACCCGGTTGCGGGAGACTTCGGTGCGCTGCCGTTCATCTACGGCACACTGATGACCTCCTTTCTGGCGCTTCTCATGGCAGTTCCGCTTGCCCTTGGGGTGGCAATCTTTCTGACGGAGCTGTGTCCAAGACCTCTGCGAGCACCGATCTCGTTTCTCTCCGAGTTGCTGGCTGCCATTCCAAGTGTGGTCTATGGCCTTTGGGCAGTCTTTGTGCTCGTTCCGTTGATGCGTAGCACGATCGGCCCGTTTCTACTGAAAACCTTTGGCTGGACAGGTCTCTTCGAGGGGCCGAATTTCGGGGTGGGGATTCTGACCGCCGGAATGATTCTTTCGATCATGATTCTTCCGATCATCTCTTCGCTTACGCGCGACATCATGACTGCTGTTCCGAACAGTCAACGCGAAGCCGTACTCGCATTGGGCGCAACAAAGTGGGAGATGATCCGGATTGGCGTCCTTAGAAACTCTCGGATCGGCATCGTTGGCGCGGTGATGCTGGGATTGGGACGCGCCCTGGGAGAGACGATGGCGGTCACCATGGTGATCGGCAATCATCCGGAGATCACGAAAAGCCTCTTTGCCCCGGGGTATACCCTGGCCAGCGTCATCGCCAACGAATTCTCCGAGGCGACGGGCGATCTCTACTACAGTGCGCTGATTGAGATTGGCCTCGCGCTGTTTCTCGTGACAATCATCGTGAATGCAGTTGCGCGTCTGATGGTATGGGCGGTCACCCGCGGCGCTCCATCGAGGGTCTCGTGA
- the pstA gene encoding phosphate ABC transporter permease PstA has product MPLDRMNPLEAPRKPSRGNTVRRSIANYIVSGMAVLATVIVLAPLAAILFYLIYKGASSLNVAFFTRIPAPVGEEGGGMANAIVGSGIILALASLMGIPIGIAAGVYLAEFGRGKFLGNAVRFTADVLNGVPSIVMGIAVYSLVVKQQMHYSALAGGVALAIMMIPTVTRTTEEMLATVPHAVREAALGLGVPKWRTAVSVSLRTASPGIITGCMLAFARVAGETAPLLFTAFGNQFWSFKLNEPIAALPLQIFVYAISPYDEWHRLAWAGALVLIALIMISVTLVRIFANRGVLKGGS; this is encoded by the coding sequence ATGCCACTCGATAGGATGAACCCGCTGGAAGCTCCGCGCAAGCCCTCGCGTGGAAACACTGTGCGTCGTTCCATTGCAAACTATATTGTGAGCGGGATGGCTGTTCTTGCAACGGTGATTGTTCTCGCGCCGCTTGCAGCGATCCTGTTTTATCTCATCTACAAGGGAGCTTCCTCGCTCAACGTTGCCTTCTTCACACGGATACCGGCGCCTGTCGGTGAAGAAGGCGGGGGCATGGCCAATGCTATCGTCGGCTCGGGAATTATTCTGGCGCTCGCCAGCCTGATGGGTATCCCGATTGGTATCGCTGCAGGGGTCTACCTCGCTGAATTTGGGCGAGGGAAGTTTCTAGGCAACGCAGTCCGCTTTACCGCCGATGTTCTTAACGGCGTTCCGTCTATCGTTATGGGCATTGCTGTTTATTCGCTGGTGGTAAAGCAACAGATGCACTATTCGGCGCTTGCCGGTGGAGTGGCCCTGGCCATCATGATGATCCCGACCGTCACGCGAACGACGGAAGAGATGCTGGCAACTGTGCCTCATGCCGTGCGCGAGGCAGCGCTTGGTCTCGGGGTTCCGAAATGGCGGACGGCTGTCTCTGTCAGCCTGCGAACGGCATCGCCGGGCATCATTACAGGCTGCATGCTGGCCTTTGCCCGTGTTGCAGGAGAGACTGCCCCACTGCTTTTTACTGCGTTTGGCAACCAGTTCTGGAGCTTCAAATTGAACGAGCCGATTGCAGCGCTTCCGCTGCAGATATTCGTGTATGCCATCTCGCCATACGATGAATGGCACCGGCTGGCATGGGCTGGCGCGCTCGTATTGATTGCACTCATTATGATCTCGGTTACACTCGTTCGCATCTTTGCCAACCGCGGCGTACTCAAGGGAGGAAGTTAG
- the pstB gene encoding phosphate ABC transporter ATP-binding protein: MGVGIQVEDLNAWYGTTHTLQDINLHIPANHATALIGPSGCGKSTFVRCLNRMHETNPIARATGVVRMGDIDVYRDASPVEIRRRVGMVFQRPNPFPTMSIYDNVISGLKLNGFRNRRILDETVERSLKQAALWEEVKDDLKKKSGASLSGGQQQRMCIARALAVDPEVLLMDEPASALDPVSTSKIEDLIFQLKSQYTIVIVTHNMQQAARVAENTGFFLNGRLVEFDSTHKIFTNPHDKRTEDYITGRFG, from the coding sequence GTGGGAGTTGGCATTCAGGTCGAAGATTTGAACGCGTGGTATGGAACCACGCACACATTGCAGGACATCAACCTGCACATTCCCGCCAATCATGCGACGGCGTTGATTGGCCCCTCAGGCTGCGGCAAATCGACTTTCGTCCGCTGCCTGAACCGCATGCATGAAACCAATCCGATCGCGCGTGCAACGGGAGTTGTGAGGATGGGCGACATCGACGTCTATCGCGATGCCTCGCCGGTGGAGATTCGCCGTCGCGTTGGCATGGTGTTTCAGCGTCCCAATCCATTTCCTACCATGTCGATCTACGACAACGTCATAAGCGGGCTGAAGTTGAATGGCTTTCGTAACCGCCGCATTCTGGACGAGACGGTAGAGCGGTCCCTGAAGCAGGCAGCCTTGTGGGAGGAGGTCAAGGACGATCTGAAAAAGAAATCAGGAGCTTCGCTCTCCGGCGGTCAACAACAACGTATGTGTATTGCCCGCGCGCTGGCCGTCGATCCGGAAGTCTTATTGATGGATGAGCCCGCATCCGCGCTCGATCCAGTGTCTACGTCAAAGATCGAAGACCTGATCTTCCAGCTAAAGAGCCAATATACGATTGTGATTGTGACCCACAACATGCAGCAGGCTGCGCGTGTGGCCGAAAATACAGGGTTCTTTTTGAATGGGCGACTGGTGGAGTTCGATTCGACGCACAAGATATTTACAAATCCCCATGACAAGCGCACGGAGGATTACATTACCGGGAGATTTGGCTGA